One genomic region from Candidatus Eisenbacteria bacterium encodes:
- a CDS encoding M23 family metallopeptidase gives MAGASPAALLRPLPEAISPSATHGRIAGGTFHQGIDLLTGGRELPVAAASDGEIVRARIGASGHGKAVHLLLPDGREILYGHLSSFMPALEESCRAMQWRSGRMEIDWRPPATAFTVRRGEWIGRTGRTADGRSLLHVEMRLGGSLVDPLRHGFAWPDTSRPRIGAIRFVPLGPDARVDGSLRAKSIQPADGRRSLLPATSLWGPIGIECESWDEISGQRTLPAAVLLDLDGAHRFTRDLETEIGEIAWISEPPEPGPFSASVQRLYEEGRDRRGWLQCGTELPAGDHGIRVICRDALGNADTAAVGVRVQPNPRVDEWMARPLSRGGWDIAVHLRTHGGEDLERTRLWVDLTEDGLRFPIRTLLGHIGSGWYLGELSAVIPSGAIGLRVRVHTPGGLEVWGPPLSLAPSGLCATGAVGPPEISVAPRWLMASFRDACLSYREPEAALLLPGLVVPCALLDVPDLGEAAVWRFAGEGPATAGGISPRFVLRVEDDTLEWRLPGVVAANDWDDLLWRSPDGAFTMEAHAGTFLGPVWLQWKDGEPEEEGARPIKEAMRGLPPSEERETLAPRSRRHAIEPRGIDLGGPFRLNLRPTLPPASPEEARRLLVFGRSETGGPWEVRGGVWTGSEVAVVVDQLEEWILLEDRTEPWIYAMEPSDLERRSHPLSGMSARIREDGSGVLPGDVEVRLDGHRVPASWSPWSRAVSVDLAEPLARGQHRWDVQVTDRAGNRARRSAAFVVIAEP, from the coding sequence GTGGCCGGCGCCTCCCCAGCCGCGCTCCTGCGACCCCTTCCGGAGGCGATCAGTCCCTCGGCCACTCATGGAAGGATCGCGGGGGGGACCTTCCATCAGGGGATCGATCTTTTGACCGGCGGGAGGGAACTGCCGGTTGCCGCGGCGTCGGACGGCGAGATCGTGCGTGCGCGGATCGGCGCATCCGGCCATGGGAAGGCCGTGCACCTGCTTCTTCCTGACGGGCGAGAGATCCTCTATGGCCATCTGTCCTCCTTCATGCCGGCTTTGGAGGAGTCCTGCCGCGCGATGCAGTGGAGGTCGGGACGCATGGAGATTGACTGGAGGCCGCCGGCAACCGCCTTCACCGTGCGCCGCGGAGAGTGGATCGGGCGGACGGGCCGGACCGCCGACGGCCGTTCGCTCTTGCATGTCGAGATGCGTCTGGGCGGCTCTCTGGTCGACCCGCTGCGCCACGGCTTTGCCTGGCCGGACACCTCACGGCCGCGCATCGGCGCGATCCGCTTCGTCCCGCTGGGACCCGACGCCCGGGTGGACGGGAGCCTGCGCGCCAAGTCGATCCAGCCTGCCGACGGGAGACGGTCGCTTCTGCCGGCGACCTCTCTCTGGGGGCCCATCGGAATCGAGTGCGAGAGCTGGGACGAGATCTCGGGACAGCGCACGCTGCCCGCCGCCGTTCTGTTGGATCTGGACGGCGCGCATCGCTTCACTCGGGACCTTGAAACCGAGATCGGCGAGATCGCCTGGATCTCCGAGCCGCCCGAGCCGGGCCCTTTCAGCGCGAGCGTTCAGCGGCTCTATGAAGAGGGGCGGGATCGACGCGGATGGCTGCAATGCGGAACGGAGCTGCCGGCCGGAGATCACGGGATTCGAGTCATCTGCCGCGATGCCCTGGGGAATGCCGATACTGCGGCCGTGGGGGTGAGGGTTCAGCCGAATCCGCGCGTCGACGAGTGGATGGCCCGTCCCCTGAGCAGGGGAGGGTGGGACATCGCCGTTCATCTGCGGACCCACGGGGGCGAAGACCTCGAGCGAACCAGATTGTGGGTTGATCTGACCGAGGATGGGCTTCGCTTCCCCATAAGGACGCTCCTCGGCCACATCGGTTCAGGGTGGTATCTGGGAGAGCTCTCAGCCGTGATCCCATCGGGAGCGATCGGACTGCGGGTGCGCGTGCACACTCCCGGTGGACTCGAAGTCTGGGGTCCCCCCCTGAGCCTTGCGCCCAGCGGGCTCTGCGCGACGGGCGCCGTGGGTCCGCCGGAGATCTCCGTCGCGCCGCGGTGGCTCATGGCGAGCTTCCGCGACGCTTGCCTTTCCTATCGCGAGCCGGAGGCGGCCCTCCTCCTGCCTGGGCTGGTCGTGCCCTGCGCGCTCCTTGACGTCCCCGATCTCGGAGAAGCGGCTGTGTGGCGATTCGCCGGTGAAGGGCCCGCGACTGCGGGAGGGATCTCTCCGCGCTTCGTGCTGCGCGTCGAGGACGACACGCTGGAGTGGCGGCTTCCCGGCGTCGTCGCCGCGAACGACTGGGACGATCTTCTCTGGAGGAGCCCGGACGGCGCGTTCACCATGGAGGCCCATGCCGGCACCTTCCTCGGACCCGTCTGGCTGCAGTGGAAGGACGGCGAACCGGAGGAGGAAGGAGCGCGCCCGATCAAGGAGGCCATGCGCGGGCTTCCCCCCTCGGAAGAGCGGGAAACGCTCGCCCCGCGCAGCCGCCGACACGCGATCGAGCCGCGGGGGATCGATCTTGGCGGCCCCTTCCGGTTGAACCTGCGTCCGACCCTCCCGCCGGCGAGCCCCGAAGAGGCCCGGCGCCTTCTGGTGTTTGGCCGGTCGGAGACCGGTGGCCCATGGGAGGTGCGCGGCGGCGTCTGGACTGGGAGCGAGGTGGCCGTGGTCGTCGATCAGCTCGAGGAGTGGATCCTCCTCGAGGATCGGACCGAGCCGTGGATCTACGCGATGGAGCCTTCGGATCTGGAGAGGCGCTCCCATCCGCTGAGCGGGATGAGCGCCCGGATCCGGGAGGACGGCTCCGGGGTTCTCCCGGGGGACGTCGAGGTTCGCCTGGATGGGCATCGCGTTCCGGCGAGCTGGAGTCCATGGTCGAGAGCCGTCTCCGTGGACCTTGCGGAGCCGCTCGCGCGCGGTCAACATCGATGGGACGTGCAGGTTACGGATCGTGCCGGCAACCGTGCCCGGCGATCCGCGGCCTTTGTGGTGATCGCGGAACCGTAG
- a CDS encoding Trm112 family protein: MLAKELLDILACPKCKGALEYDTGRQRLHCHACRLSYPIQDDIPIMLIDEAEPFDSGTAGAAGDA; this comes from the coding sequence ATGCTCGCGAAGGAACTGCTGGACATTCTTGCCTGCCCGAAGTGCAAGGGGGCGCTCGAGTACGACACAGGCCGCCAAAGGCTCCACTGCCACGCCTGTCGGCTCTCTTACCCGATCCAGGACGACATCCCGATCATGCTGATCGACGAGGCGGAGCCCTTCGACTCCGGCACGGCGGGGGCGGCGGGAGATGCCTGA
- the pyrE gene encoding orotate phosphoribosyltransferase, with the protein MPNSPPPTDDPRSRLMEIILRQSFRRGRFQLASGAWSDYYIDLRRTTLDPDGLVAACALLAPRISEARVAAVGGPTLGADPLVAGLMLDARARGETMQGFLVRGAPKDHGAGRQIEGHCPEGARVAILDDVVTRGGSLMRSLDAVRAAGALPVMALALVDREEGGPQLFREAGLDFYAVFRVGEILQAAEVRGI; encoded by the coding sequence ATGCCGAACTCCCCGCCCCCAACGGATGACCCTCGCTCGCGGCTGATGGAGATCATACTGCGCCAATCCTTCCGGCGCGGTCGTTTTCAACTGGCCAGCGGCGCATGGAGCGACTACTACATCGACCTTCGACGGACGACCCTCGATCCCGACGGGCTGGTGGCGGCCTGCGCTCTCCTGGCTCCCCGGATCTCGGAGGCGCGCGTGGCCGCGGTCGGCGGGCCGACTCTCGGCGCCGATCCCCTGGTCGCCGGGCTCATGCTCGACGCGCGCGCGCGGGGGGAGACGATGCAGGGATTCCTGGTCCGTGGGGCGCCCAAGGATCACGGAGCCGGCCGACAAATCGAAGGACATTGCCCCGAGGGCGCGCGGGTCGCGATCCTCGACGATGTCGTGACACGCGGCGGATCCCTCATGCGATCGCTCGATGCGGTCCGGGCGGCCGGGGCGCTCCCGGTCATGGCGCTCGCGCTGGTCGACCGGGAGGAAGGAGGACCGCAGCTCTTTCGTGAGGCGGGACTCGACTTCTACGCCGTCTTCCGCGTGGGAGAGATCCTCCAGGCAGCCGAGGTCAGGGGAATCTAG
- a CDS encoding acetyl-CoA carboxylase carboxyltransferase subunit alpha, which translates to METGWLDFEKPIIELEQKIEDLKTVSDKGDAETSDELRRLEAEAARLRAETYASLTPWQKVQMARHPRRPYTLDYIQRLFGEFVELHGDRRFADDRAIVGGIARFEGRPVMVVGHQKGRTTKENLVRNFGMPHPEGYRKALRLMRLAEKFGNPVVCLVDTPGAYPGVGAEERGQGEAIARNILEMAVIRVPIVVVVIGEGGSGGALALAVGDEVLMLENAIYSVISPEGCAAILWKDQAKAKEAAEALRLTARDLASLDVVTRIVPEPLGGAHRDLEAMCETLRGELRRSLGRLSSLAPDEMIKHRQAAYRRMGVFAETS; encoded by the coding sequence ATGGAGACGGGGTGGCTCGACTTTGAGAAGCCGATCATTGAGCTCGAGCAGAAGATCGAGGATCTCAAGACGGTGTCGGACAAGGGGGATGCGGAGACATCGGATGAGCTGCGCCGCCTCGAGGCCGAGGCGGCGCGTCTCCGCGCGGAGACATACGCGAGCCTGACCCCCTGGCAGAAGGTCCAGATGGCGAGGCATCCGCGGCGTCCTTACACGCTGGACTACATCCAGCGGCTGTTCGGCGAGTTCGTCGAGCTGCACGGGGATCGCCGCTTCGCCGACGATCGCGCCATTGTGGGCGGGATCGCCCGCTTCGAGGGACGCCCCGTGATGGTGGTCGGACACCAGAAAGGGCGGACCACGAAGGAGAATCTCGTCCGCAACTTCGGGATGCCGCACCCGGAGGGATACCGCAAGGCGCTGCGGCTGATGCGCCTCGCGGAGAAGTTCGGCAATCCCGTCGTCTGCTTGGTGGACACGCCGGGCGCCTATCCAGGCGTTGGCGCGGAGGAGCGAGGTCAAGGAGAGGCGATCGCGAGGAACATCCTCGAGATGGCGGTCATCCGCGTGCCGATCGTTGTCGTCGTGATCGGCGAAGGCGGCTCGGGAGGGGCCCTTGCCCTCGCCGTGGGAGATGAGGTGCTGATGCTCGAGAACGCGATCTACTCGGTGATATCGCCCGAGGGGTGCGCGGCGATCCTCTGGAAGGATCAGGCCAAGGCCAAGGAGGCGGCGGAGGCGTTGCGCCTGACCGCGCGGGACCTTGCCTCTCTCGATGTCGTGACTCGGATCGTCCCGGAGCCTCTCGGCGGCGCCCACCGAGATCTCGAGGCGATGTGCGAGACGCTGCGGGGCGAGCTGAGGCGGAGCCTCGGCAGACTGTCCTCGCTGGCCCCGGACGAGATGATCAAACATCGGCAGGCCGCCTACAGGCGCATGGGGGTCTTCGCCGAAACGAGCTGA
- a CDS encoding NUDIX hydrolase — MPPSRFPRCTADAILLFPGRRVLLVRRRYPPIGWALPGGFVEAGESLEDACRREIEEETAIVIEHLEQFHTYSDPRRDPRRHTITTVFVASGRGDPRAGDDAAETALFPLADLPDPLCFDHRRILDDYIRARRPSDPPSA, encoded by the coding sequence CTGCCTCCTTCCCGGTTCCCGCGCTGCACCGCGGACGCGATTCTGCTCTTCCCGGGGCGGAGAGTCCTGCTGGTCCGCAGGCGCTACCCGCCGATCGGCTGGGCCCTCCCGGGCGGTTTCGTCGAGGCGGGCGAGTCGCTCGAGGACGCATGCCGGAGGGAGATCGAGGAGGAGACGGCGATCGTGATCGAGCATCTGGAGCAGTTCCACACCTACTCGGATCCCCGCCGCGATCCGCGGCGTCACACGATCACGACGGTCTTCGTCGCTTCGGGGCGCGGCGATCCTCGAGCGGGAGACGACGCGGCGGAGACCGCCCTCTTCCCTCTCGCTGACCTGCCCGATCCGCTCTGCTTCGATCATCGTCGCATCCTCGACGACTACATCCGCGCTCGACGGCCATCCGATCCCCCCTCGGCATAG